One region of Chryseobacterium muglaense genomic DNA includes:
- a CDS encoding alpha/beta hydrolase family protein: protein MKAIRIYIAGFLLLSGFIFSQNIDSLQNVYRTYYETKLLKTNSAGRYAVLNHHNTYGKDEDELIDLKINKVTLLKKHDFYQFLDDDILFMRNKDQCRFLNVKTGQYIDINGHFIATVSKPYQKVVLYDTDSKILMTISKEAKILWKEDGVSKYQLNDTSGQLIYISDHQLGITDMKDQKSKTFKLDNTVQWISCKDNAVYCADIQRSVITLYSVDLSSNQLIQRVITSPEGFEFVPTLSGFFEIREDEHFLFPMYLKSKFTDKVNPELKITYSNINSRNKNLNRYLGIYNIKEKQWEYVPDDRLQLPVYEFLNDKGDFIFYDQSSNIIEADPNAVLDLKLVLDYGKKNHILPQKRSDQVNYLWDRNTEQFIYFDQKRWKSFNLKTGNVKELMPPNTTGWESNGHNGLGNNPELIPIRVRNKPIILFSNQYDYFTLDLRTNEVKRITKGEEKSVKYKLVNVKDQNPHSSWSIKHSEIDLEKDLIFKLFNQLNYHSGFAEYSAKNNKTVFYSQQNYKEMIPYDKGLLFTSDFALEPFKLTRFENGKYKVVYDALKADKEDLKKMSYEIFQYQTSYGLSNAAVLFPMGYDKNKRYPMIVNIYEKQSRDLLYFQPPYLTASVGFNYLHYLMNGYVVLLPDLKYETGNTKNSMLNSLEKSIDSAKLLASVDDKNIGIAGLSYGGYETGMALGNSKYFKTGVAGVMVSDLVSLTLSNSEMNPTPNYMRVENQQFRMNSNVFDDWKNYREHSPVYYLKSVETPVLIWSGLKDKNVSPSQSRMFFLGLKRLKKKAVLLEYVNESHNILQPGNQLDLNVKMWQWFDYHLKNKSPATWINPVL from the coding sequence ATGAAGGCTATTAGAATTTATATTGCAGGATTTTTGCTGCTTAGTGGGTTTATATTTTCGCAGAATATTGACAGTCTGCAAAATGTTTACAGGACATACTACGAAACAAAACTTTTAAAAACCAACTCTGCTGGTCGCTATGCAGTTTTAAACCATCACAATACCTACGGTAAAGATGAAGATGAACTCATTGATCTAAAAATAAATAAGGTTACACTATTGAAGAAGCACGATTTCTATCAGTTTCTTGATGATGATATACTTTTCATGCGAAATAAGGATCAGTGTCGCTTTTTAAATGTGAAGACCGGTCAATATATAGATATAAACGGTCATTTTATCGCAACTGTTTCTAAGCCTTATCAAAAAGTGGTATTGTATGACACCGATTCGAAAATCCTCATGACCATTTCTAAAGAAGCAAAAATATTATGGAAGGAAGATGGTGTCAGCAAATATCAATTGAATGATACCTCCGGTCAATTGATTTATATTTCGGACCATCAACTGGGCATAACAGATATGAAAGATCAGAAGTCAAAAACTTTTAAACTAGATAACACCGTCCAATGGATATCATGTAAGGATAATGCGGTTTACTGTGCAGATATCCAAAGATCAGTGATAACGCTTTACAGTGTGGACCTTTCATCGAATCAGCTGATTCAACGGGTCATCACAAGTCCGGAAGGCTTTGAGTTTGTACCTACCTTAAGTGGATTTTTTGAGATCAGAGAAGATGAGCATTTCCTGTTTCCAATGTACTTGAAAAGCAAGTTCACTGATAAGGTAAATCCAGAATTAAAAATTACCTATTCTAACATAAACAGCAGGAATAAAAACTTAAATCGATACTTGGGCATCTACAATATCAAGGAAAAGCAGTGGGAATATGTACCGGATGATAGATTGCAACTTCCGGTTTATGAATTTCTGAATGACAAAGGCGACTTTATTTTTTATGACCAAAGTAGCAATATTATTGAAGCCGACCCCAATGCAGTTCTTGATCTGAAATTGGTACTGGACTATGGAAAGAAAAACCATATTCTGCCGCAGAAAAGGTCGGATCAGGTTAACTACTTATGGGATCGCAACACAGAGCAATTCATCTATTTTGATCAGAAGAGATGGAAGAGTTTTAATCTGAAAACAGGAAATGTTAAAGAACTCATGCCACCGAATACTACGGGGTGGGAGAGTAATGGACATAACGGCTTGGGTAACAATCCTGAACTGATACCCATTCGAGTGAGAAACAAGCCAATCATTCTGTTTTCCAATCAATATGATTATTTTACCCTTGACCTGCGAACGAATGAAGTAAAAAGAATAACGAAAGGAGAGGAGAAAAGTGTTAAATACAAATTAGTGAATGTAAAAGATCAGAATCCACATTCTTCCTGGAGTATAAAACACAGCGAAATTGATTTGGAAAAAGATTTGATTTTTAAGCTTTTCAATCAGTTGAATTATCATTCAGGATTTGCAGAATATTCAGCAAAGAATAATAAAACAGTATTTTACAGCCAACAAAATTATAAAGAAATGATACCCTATGACAAAGGACTGTTGTTTACTTCTGATTTCGCATTGGAGCCTTTCAAACTTACAAGATTTGAAAACGGTAAATATAAGGTCGTTTACGACGCACTTAAAGCAGACAAAGAAGATCTAAAAAAGATGAGTTATGAAATTTTCCAATATCAAACGTCTTATGGTTTATCCAATGCAGCTGTACTTTTTCCGATGGGATATGATAAAAATAAAAGATATCCGATGATTGTCAATATTTATGAAAAACAGTCGCGTGATCTGCTCTATTTTCAGCCGCCGTATTTAACAGCAAGTGTTGGATTTAATTACCTGCACTATCTCATGAACGGGTATGTAGTTCTTCTCCCGGATTTAAAGTATGAAACGGGTAATACTAAAAATAGTATGCTCAACTCTTTAGAAAAAAGTATCGATTCTGCCAAATTATTAGCTTCTGTTGATGATAAAAATATTGGTATTGCGGGCCTTTCATACGGTGGCTATGAGACAGGTATGGCGTTAGGCAATTCAAAGTATTTTAAAACCGGGGTTGCGGGAGTGATGGTTTCTGATCTGGTCAGCCTCACGTTAAGTAATTCAGAAATGAACCCAACGCCCAATTACATGAGGGTGGAGAATCAGCAGTTCAGAATGAACAGTAACGTCTTCGATGACTGGAAAAATTATCGTGAACACTCGCCGGTCTATTATTTGAAAAGTGTGGAGACTCCAGTTTTGATCTGGTCAGGATTAAAAGATAAGAATGTTTCACCTTCGCAATCAAGAATGTTTTTCCTTGGACTGAAAAGATTGAAGAAAAAAGCAGTACTGCTTGAATATGTTAATGAATCCCATAATATTCTGCAGCCCGGTAATCAATTGGATCTTAATGTCAAAATGTGGCAATGGTTTGATTATCATCTAAAAAATAAATCGCCAGCTACATGGATTAATCCTGTATTATAG
- a CDS encoding DUF6520 family protein, whose translation MKNYILPAVLLLIGTGTAFATQKAKSGSNKLAAIQGYIFNSATNKWDRSIMCSDDSSVICTVNGLPTGQQVFGTTEEEEVHPETANVELYKLGN comes from the coding sequence ATGAAAAATTACATTTTACCCGCAGTTCTACTTCTGATAGGAACAGGAACTGCATTCGCTACCCAGAAAGCGAAAAGCGGCAGCAATAAATTAGCTGCGATACAAGGCTATATTTTTAATAGCGCAACCAACAAGTGGGACAGAAGCATCATGTGCAGTGATGACTCCAGTGTCATCTGTACCGTCAATGGTTTGCCAACCGGTCAGCAGGTTTTTGGAACCACTGAAGAGGAAGAAGTTCATCCGGAAACGGCTAATGTTGAATTATACAAACTAGGTAATTAA